One window of the Perca flavescens isolate YP-PL-M2 chromosome 16, PFLA_1.0, whole genome shotgun sequence genome contains the following:
- the ube2g1b gene encoding ubiquitin-conjugating enzyme E2G 1b, with the protein MTGQSSLLLRKQLAELNKNPVEGFSAGLVDDDDIYQWEVVVIGPQDTLFEGGFFKATLTFPRNYPLRPPKMKFITEIWHPNVAKNGDVCISILHEPGEDKYGYEKPEERWLPIHTVETIMISVISMLADPNGDSPANVDAAKEWREDPKGVFKKKVARCVRRSQEMAYD; encoded by the exons ATGACGGGACAGTCCTCGTTGTTACTACGTAAACAATTAGCAG AGCTCAACAAGAACCCAGTGGAAGGCTTTTCTGCCGGTCTTGTAGATGATGATGACATCTATCAGTGGGAAGTGGTCGTCATTGGACCTCAAGACACGTTGTT TGAAGGAGGTTTCTTCAAAGCCACCTTAACCTTCCCCCGTAACTACCCTTTGAGGCCTCCCAAGATGAAGTTCATCACAGAAATCTGGCATCCAAATG TGGCAAAAAATGGCGATGTCTGCATCTCCATCCTGCATGAACCTGGTGAGGACAAGTATGGCTATGAGAAGCCTGAAGAGCGCTGGCTGCCAATCCACACAGTGGAGACCATCATGATCAGTGTTATCTCCATGTTGGCAGACCCCAATGGAGACTCTCCTGCCAACGTAGATGCAGCT AAAGAGTGGCGAGAGGATCCTAAAGGAGTTTTTAAGAAAAAGGTGGCACGCTGTGTGCGCAGGAGTCAAGAGATGGCGTATGACTAA